The region TGCATGCGGCGGATTATCCGGGTTCACATGTAGTGATCAGAAATCCTAACCGGAAAGAAGTTCCAAACCGCACACTTGTCGAAGCCGCTCAGCTTGCTGCCTTTTACAGCAGCGGAAGCAAACAGACAAAAGCTGGCGTTAACTATACTCAAAAAAAATTTGTCAATAAACCGCGGCGTGCGGCTCCCGGCTTGGTGAGTTTGTCCAGCTTTAAGACCTTGTTGGTCGAGCCCAAGGTAGGCGAGGTTACTCGTTCATAGTTTTTTCGACGGCCGACTTCATTTCGCTGTAAACACGCGGTCCGCCGCCAACAAAAAGCCCTCGCAGACGGCCTTCGCGGTCAACGATTATTGTTTGCGGAACGGAATTCTGTTTAGAAAGAAGATAAAACTGATTGATCATAGGGCTTTCGACACGTGCAAGCGTATAGTCGATCTTCATTTGCTCAGCAAACCGCTTAATATTCTCGACCGGCTCGGCTTTGCCTTCATGGTCGCCAACATTTAGACCCATGACCTGAAGTCCTTGATCTGCATACTGCTTTTGTATCGCCTGAAGATGCGGCATCTCGTCGCGGCACGGCCCGCACCAAATGCCCCACAGATTTAGTATTACCACTTTACCTTTGTGATCGGAGAGTTTTGTTTTGGTTCCGTCGAGAAGATGAATTGCTCCCTCGGCAATACCCGAAACTACCGGAGGATAATTTCCACTTTTGCTTGAATTGCCTTTTGAGGCACCATTAGCTAAATTTGCATTTCCTGCCTGCATTCCATCACAGGCTGTCAAAGTCGAAAAAACAACGCTAAAACCTACAAACAATAAAAGGACTTTAAAATATTCTCTCATTAATTCCTCGCTCTGACGGCCAAATCCGGCCGAACATTGCTAGCTACACAAATAATTGTATAAATAAAGAGCTAAATACTCAAAAGACCAGTTGCACGGCGTTAACCCAATAGGTTATAGACAACTGCTGCTTCGACGCGTATAATAGAGGTTCCCCTCGTCGCCCTGATAGAATTCCAGATACATAAAGGAGTTAGTAGTAATGCAGTTCGATCTTTTTCACAATAGTTCTATAAACAAAATGTCCATT is a window of Chloracidobacterium sp. DNA encoding:
- a CDS encoding TlpA family protein disulfide reductase, with product MREYFKVLLLFVGFSVVFSTLTACDGMQAGNANLANGASKGNSSKSGNYPPVVSGIAEGAIHLLDGTKTKLSDHKGKVVILNLWGIWCGPCRDEMPHLQAIQKQYADQGLQVMGLNVGDHEGKAEPVENIKRFAEQMKIDYTLARVESPMINQFYLLSKQNSVPQTIIVDREGRLRGLFVGGGPRVYSEMKSAVEKTMNE